The following proteins are encoded in a genomic region of Maribacter hydrothermalis:
- a CDS encoding trimeric intracellular cation channel family protein: MFYFIIDILGTIAFAISGVLVAMDKKLDVFGVLIIAFVTAVGGGTLRDLLIGIKPVGWLNAPLHLLIIVITVLMAIIFVKQLKHIRRSLFLFDTIGIGLYTMVGVEKGLAAQLSPVMCIALGTITACFGGVIRDILCNEIPVIFRKEIYATVCILGGLVYFLLIQFPIQNTVAYSMAILTIIIMRVLAVRFKISLPNIYRESN, translated from the coding sequence ATGTTTTATTTCATCATTGATATATTAGGAACTATAGCATTTGCTATATCGGGTGTTTTAGTAGCTATGGATAAAAAGTTAGACGTCTTTGGAGTATTGATTATTGCATTTGTAACCGCAGTCGGTGGTGGTACTTTACGAGATTTACTAATTGGGATTAAACCCGTAGGATGGCTAAATGCCCCATTACATTTACTCATTATTGTAATTACTGTTTTAATGGCCATAATATTTGTGAAACAGTTGAAGCACATTAGAAGGTCGCTGTTTCTATTTGATACAATAGGTATTGGACTGTATACAATGGTAGGTGTAGAAAAAGGTCTTGCTGCACAACTTTCGCCCGTAATGTGCATTGCATTGGGGACCATAACGGCTTGTTTTGGCGGGGTAATACGCGATATTTTATGTAATGAGATTCCGGTAATTTTTAGAAAAGAAATTTATGCAACAGTCTGCATCCTAGGTGGCTTAGTGTATTTTCTGTTAATTCAATTTCCAATTCAAAATACGGTAGCCTATTCTATGGCTATCTTAACCATAATTATCATGCGTGTTTTGGCGGTTCGTTTTAAAATTAGCCTTCCTAATATCTATAGAGAAAGTAATTAA
- a CDS encoding RNA polymerase sigma factor, translated as MNKKLEHKFVTELQDNQNIVHKVCTLYTNDRDSHNDLFQEITIQLWKAYPKFRGDAKFSTWMYRVALNTAITLYRKNKKRIDTADYESIIFKVKADEYDETEEIQLKLMYKAVKQLGDVDKALVFLYLEDKNYTEISDTLGISEVNARVKMNRIKTKLRTILNP; from the coding sequence GTGAATAAAAAACTTGAACACAAATTTGTGACCGAGCTACAGGACAATCAAAACATTGTCCATAAGGTATGTACGTTATATACAAACGACCGTGACTCTCATAACGATCTGTTTCAAGAAATTACAATACAATTATGGAAAGCATATCCCAAATTTAGAGGAGATGCTAAATTTAGTACTTGGATGTATCGTGTTGCTTTAAATACAGCTATAACCTTATATCGCAAGAACAAAAAACGAATTGATACCGCTGATTATGAATCTATCATTTTTAAGGTAAAGGCAGATGAATATGATGAGACTGAAGAAATACAATTAAAACTAATGTATAAGGCCGTTAAACAATTAGGCGATGTTGATAAAGCTTTGGTCTTTTTATACTTAGAGGATAAAAATTATACCGAAATATCCGATACTTTGGGTATTTCCGAGGTAAATGCACGTGTGAAAATGAACCGTATTAAAACGAAATTAAGAACAATTTTGAATCCATAG
- a CDS encoding NAD(P)/FAD-dependent oxidoreductase gives MNIPLSSYPRIVIIGGGFGGISLAKKLSKKEVQVVLIDKNNYHTFQPLLYQVSTGGLEPDSIAYPLRKVLIGYDNFYFRLAEVENIDPFSKKINTSIGELNYDYLVVATGSETNFFGNKEIEQNAMSMKSIPQSLNLRSLILENFEQALLTDDYHERDALMNFVIVGGGPTGVELAGALAEIKKGILPKDYPDLDTRRAQINIVQGGDCLLPGFSAQASKKAEDFLEKLGVQVWKGVRVTGYNGKTVTTKTELKFEAATVVWAAGVKGAGIKGLEGEGVIAGGNRLNVNEFNQVIGYPEIFAIGDIACMTTKENPYGHPMVAQPAIQQGKLLGQNLTKLLEHKPMEPFVYNDKGSMATVGRNKAVCDIKGYRFQGVFAWFVWMFVHLFFLIGFRNRMVVFVNWVYNYIRFDREARLIIRPFKRDYSQFKD, from the coding sequence ATGAATATACCACTTTCAAGCTATCCTAGAATTGTAATAATAGGTGGTGGTTTTGGCGGAATTTCCTTAGCTAAAAAATTAAGTAAGAAGGAAGTACAAGTTGTATTGATAGATAAGAATAACTATCACACTTTTCAACCTTTACTATATCAAGTTTCTACAGGTGGTTTAGAGCCAGATTCTATTGCTTATCCTTTACGTAAGGTTCTTATTGGGTATGATAATTTTTATTTTAGATTAGCTGAAGTTGAGAATATAGACCCTTTTTCCAAAAAAATTAATACTAGTATTGGAGAATTAAATTATGACTATTTAGTTGTTGCTACAGGTTCCGAAACTAATTTTTTTGGAAATAAGGAAATTGAGCAAAATGCAATGTCAATGAAGTCTATACCGCAATCTCTGAATCTTAGAAGTCTGATCTTAGAAAATTTTGAGCAGGCATTATTGACAGATGATTATCATGAACGAGATGCTTTAATGAATTTTGTAATTGTTGGGGGAGGCCCAACAGGAGTGGAGTTAGCTGGGGCATTGGCTGAAATTAAAAAGGGTATATTACCAAAAGATTATCCTGATTTAGATACTAGAAGAGCACAAATTAATATTGTACAAGGCGGTGATTGTCTTTTGCCAGGATTTAGTGCTCAAGCTTCTAAAAAAGCAGAAGATTTTTTGGAAAAATTAGGAGTTCAAGTTTGGAAAGGAGTTCGTGTTACTGGTTATAATGGTAAAACTGTTACCACAAAAACAGAATTAAAGTTTGAAGCAGCCACTGTAGTCTGGGCTGCAGGCGTAAAAGGAGCAGGAATTAAAGGCTTGGAAGGCGAAGGTGTAATTGCAGGTGGAAACAGACTTAATGTTAATGAATTTAACCAAGTAATTGGCTACCCTGAGATATTTGCTATTGGGGATATTGCGTGTATGACTACAAAAGAAAATCCATATGGGCACCCAATGGTAGCACAACCGGCAATTCAGCAAGGCAAACTTTTAGGTCAAAATTTAACTAAATTACTAGAACATAAACCCATGGAACCGTTTGTTTATAATGACAAAGGTAGTATGGCTACAGTTGGTAGAAATAAAGCCGTTTGCGACATAAAAGGGTATAGATTTCAAGGTGTTTTTGCTTGGTTTGTATGGATGTTCGTCCATTTGTTCTTTCTTATCGGTTTTAGAAATAGAATGGTAGTTTTTGTCAATTGGGTGTATAATTATATAAGGTTTGATCGTGAGGCACGATTAATTATAAGACCCTTTAAAAGAGATTATAGTCAATTTAAAGATTAA
- a CDS encoding RDD family protein, producing the protein MNNLQINTTQNVNLNYTIVSIGERIGAFFIDAFILYLYSILVNLIGDAIGFIYDDGWTQRGLVALIFLPAMFYSLLMHIIFNGRTVGKMLLKIRVVKLDGSPVNWSSYLIRWMLRLVDIWLFVGSIGILTILFSEKRQRLGDAAAGTVVISTKNKTKISHTILEEVEDTYVPQFTNVTILTDKDVRLIKETFGIAKNSNDFKTMKALRNKVDSILQSNSELYDVNYLETVLKDYNYFTQKL; encoded by the coding sequence ATGAATAACCTTCAAATCAATACAACGCAAAATGTTAATCTTAATTATACTATAGTTAGTATTGGTGAACGAATAGGGGCATTTTTTATAGATGCATTTATTCTTTATCTCTATTCTATTTTAGTTAATTTAATTGGTGATGCAATTGGCTTTATCTACGATGATGGGTGGACACAAAGAGGGTTGGTGGCATTAATATTCTTACCAGCTATGTTCTATAGCCTTTTAATGCATATTATTTTTAATGGAAGAACGGTGGGTAAAATGCTACTTAAAATTAGAGTCGTAAAATTAGATGGATCGCCGGTTAATTGGAGTAGTTATCTAATTCGGTGGATGCTCCGTTTGGTAGATATTTGGTTATTTGTTGGTTCTATAGGAATTTTGACCATTTTATTTTCAGAAAAAAGACAGCGCTTAGGTGATGCTGCAGCGGGTACGGTAGTAATTAGCACAAAGAATAAAACAAAAATATCCCATACTATATTAGAAGAAGTAGAAGATACCTATGTGCCACAATTTACCAATGTTACAATTTTGACGGATAAAGATGTAAGGTTAATTAAAGAAACTTTTGGAATAGCAAAAAATAGTAATGATTTTAAGACAATGAAGGCGCTTAGGAATAAGGTAGATAGTATCTTGCAGTCGAATTCAGAATTGTACGATGTAAACTATTTAGAAACAGTACTAAAAGATTATAATTACTTTACACAAAAGCTATAA
- a CDS encoding peptidylprolyl isomerase → MRALKFYIFYSALLLIVTSCKDTPKKSESITTEHTPIIDSVQIIEKAVKEEIEDTFELTEENAIDFFFNYEKNLKSNKVKITTNLGSFIVELYDDVPYHRANFIYLTRNGYFDYTQFHRVVKNFIIQGGNSDDKKTGKKRARLGRYLLPPDTRKGHKHHRGTISMPSSEMDNPHMLASPFEFFIVVTDPGSYHLDDEYTPFGRVIEGMEVVDKINSQPVGQGDWPMQNIYIEKAEVIE, encoded by the coding sequence ATGCGTGCACTTAAATTCTATATATTTTATTCTGCTTTACTATTAATTGTTACCAGTTGCAAAGATACTCCTAAGAAATCTGAAAGCATAACTACCGAACATACTCCTATAATAGATTCAGTACAAATAATTGAAAAAGCTGTAAAAGAAGAAATAGAAGATACTTTTGAACTTACCGAGGAAAATGCTATTGATTTCTTTTTTAATTATGAAAAAAACCTGAAATCAAACAAAGTAAAAATTACCACCAACTTAGGCAGTTTTATTGTAGAACTTTATGATGATGTACCCTATCACCGAGCAAATTTCATTTATCTAACGCGCAACGGATATTTTGACTATACCCAATTTCATAGGGTCGTGAAAAATTTCATAATACAAGGCGGGAATTCTGACGACAAAAAAACTGGTAAGAAAAGAGCTAGGTTAGGAAGGTATCTTTTACCGCCAGATACGCGTAAAGGGCATAAACATCACCGAGGAACAATATCAATGCCCAGTAGCGAAATGGACAACCCGCACATGCTTGCTTCTCCATTTGAATTTTTTATAGTGGTCACAGACCCTGGTTCCTATCATCTAGATGATGAATACACCCCTTTTGGCAGAGTCATTGAAGGTATGGAAGTGGTAGACAAAATTAATAGTCAACCTGTTGGCCAGGGAGATTGGCCAATGCAGAATATTTATATAGAAAAAGCCGAGGTTATTGAATAA
- a CDS encoding lysophospholipid acyltransferase family protein → MGLFKTNPFGHNLFIKKWLIRILAVLSHQRYKRFNTLEIEGSDIIRNLPDKNVLFVSNHQTYFADVVAMFHVFNASLSGREDSIKNLGYIWQPKLNMYYVAAAETMKKSLLTKIMAYAGSVSVERTWRAEGQDVKRQVKMSDISNIGKALNDGWVITFPQGTTTPWKPLRKGTAHIIKKYKPVVVPVVIDGFRRSFDKKGLRIKKKGILQSMVIKEPLQIDYENESSESIIEKLEYAIEQHPSFLKVISKADLLAYEEENNQRKFKNS, encoded by the coding sequence ATGGGATTATTTAAGACAAACCCTTTCGGGCATAATTTATTTATAAAAAAATGGCTAATTCGTATTTTGGCCGTGCTGTCGCATCAGCGTTATAAGCGTTTTAATACGTTAGAAATTGAAGGATCGGATATTATACGAAACTTGCCTGATAAAAATGTTTTATTTGTAAGTAACCATCAAACATATTTTGCAGATGTGGTTGCCATGTTTCATGTGTTTAATGCAAGTTTAAGTGGACGTGAAGATTCCATTAAAAATTTAGGTTATATATGGCAACCAAAATTGAACATGTATTATGTTGCGGCAGCCGAAACTATGAAAAAAAGTTTGCTGACCAAAATTATGGCTTATGCTGGTTCGGTTAGTGTAGAAAGAACATGGAGAGCAGAGGGGCAAGATGTAAAGCGACAGGTTAAAATGAGTGATATCTCTAATATAGGTAAAGCTTTAAATGATGGATGGGTTATAACCTTTCCCCAAGGAACAACCACGCCTTGGAAACCTTTAAGAAAAGGTACCGCACATATTATAAAGAAATACAAGCCAGTTGTGGTACCTGTTGTAATTGATGGTTTTAGGCGTTCATTTGATAAAAAAGGATTACGTATAAAGAAAAAGGGAATTCTGCAATCTATGGTTATAAAAGAACCATTGCAAATAGATTATGAAAATGAATCTTCAGAGTCAATTATTGAAAAGCTAGAATACGCAATAGAACAACACCCTTCTTTTTTAAAGGTAATTTCTAAAGCAGATCTATTGGCCTATGAAGAAGAGAATAATCAACGTAAATTTAAAAATTCTTAA
- a CDS encoding amidohydrolase: protein MQKILSLFVVMSISISTINAQKSEKDILKNLEQKSEDYGTIAQNIWELAEMGYQEEKSAALLQETLQNAGFTIKKGVAGIPTAFIAEYGSGSPVIAIMGEYDALPGLSQKAVAEKESAGKAAGHACGHHLFGTASTAAAISTKDWLAANKMQGTVRFYGTPAEEGGSGKVYMVREGLFNDVDVALHWHPGAQNAASAGAALANKSAKFRFYGVSAHAAASPDKGRSALDGVEAMNMMINMMREHIPQEARIHYVITDGGKAPNVIPDFAEVYYYARHNRRDVVIDIFDRMAKAAEGAALGTGTTMDYEMIGGTHELLPNLTLQKIMHDNLSKVGGMEYTTEEKVFADNIAKSLGQDKADLDTAKNVQPYKTEAKAFGSTDVGDVSFTVPTVGFSTATWVPGTPAHSWQAVAAGGTSIGNKGMMIAAKTLTMTAIDLFKDKKLIEAAKAEFLQKRGADFKYIPLLGNRAPALDYRK from the coding sequence ATGCAAAAAATCCTATCCCTATTTGTAGTAATGAGTATTTCCATTTCTACAATAAATGCACAAAAGAGCGAGAAAGATATTCTCAAAAATCTTGAACAAAAAAGCGAAGACTATGGAACTATAGCTCAAAATATTTGGGAATTAGCGGAAATGGGTTACCAAGAAGAAAAAAGCGCTGCTCTTTTGCAAGAAACATTACAAAATGCAGGTTTCACTATTAAAAAAGGTGTAGCTGGTATCCCCACAGCTTTTATTGCTGAATACGGTAGCGGTAGTCCTGTTATTGCCATTATGGGCGAGTATGATGCCCTACCCGGCCTTTCGCAAAAAGCGGTTGCCGAAAAAGAATCGGCTGGTAAAGCAGCAGGCCACGCGTGCGGACATCACTTGTTTGGAACAGCCTCTACAGCTGCGGCAATTTCAACGAAAGATTGGTTAGCAGCAAACAAAATGCAAGGTACCGTTCGTTTTTACGGAACTCCAGCTGAAGAGGGTGGATCCGGTAAAGTATATATGGTTCGTGAAGGACTTTTTAATGATGTAGATGTAGCTTTACATTGGCATCCTGGAGCGCAAAATGCAGCCAGTGCTGGTGCAGCTTTAGCTAATAAATCTGCAAAATTTAGATTTTATGGAGTTTCAGCCCATGCTGCTGCATCACCGGATAAAGGACGTTCTGCATTAGACGGTGTCGAAGCTATGAATATGATGATAAATATGATGCGTGAGCATATACCTCAAGAAGCGAGAATTCATTATGTAATTACAGATGGTGGAAAAGCGCCGAACGTTATTCCTGATTTTGCTGAGGTATATTATTACGCTCGTCACAACAGACGTGATGTAGTAATTGATATTTTTGACCGTATGGCAAAAGCCGCGGAAGGTGCTGCTTTAGGTACAGGCACAACTATGGATTATGAAATGATCGGTGGTACTCATGAGCTATTACCAAACCTTACATTACAAAAAATTATGCATGACAATTTATCTAAAGTTGGAGGAATGGAATATACTACGGAAGAAAAGGTCTTTGCCGATAATATAGCAAAATCTTTAGGTCAAGATAAAGCAGACCTTGATACCGCTAAAAATGTACAACCATATAAAACAGAGGCAAAAGCTTTTGGCTCCACGGATGTAGGTGATGTAAGTTTCACAGTACCAACTGTTGGTTTTAGTACTGCTACCTGGGTGCCTGGCACACCCGCGCATAGTTGGCAAGCTGTTGCTGCCGGCGGTACATCAATAGGTAACAAAGGAATGATGATAGCTGCAAAAACATTAACTATGACCGCCATAGATCTATTCAAGGATAAAAAACTAATTGAAGCCGCTAAAGCTGAATTTTTACAAAAAAGAGGCGCGGATTTCAAATATATTCCGCTCTTGGGCAATAGGGCGCCAGCCTTGGATTATAGAAAGTAA
- a CDS encoding NUDIX hydrolase: MDFKYFEQQISKIKDLPLPGEASQFKMAPEFRLDELKLINSSVKNPRQAAVMALFYPSVSQKANLLLILRKTYKGIHSNQVGFPGGKVEKADTGLLSTALRETHEEVGVEPNDVTVIKEISEIFIPPSNFIVQPFIGLYKYPKPFVKQDHEVALILEVPLIDFLDENKIVTKKLTTSYASNIEVPAFKLNGYIVWGATAMMLSEIKELLKQVL; encoded by the coding sequence ATGGATTTTAAGTATTTTGAACAACAGATATCAAAAATAAAGGATCTACCGCTACCTGGCGAGGCATCTCAATTTAAAATGGCTCCAGAATTTAGATTAGATGAATTAAAGCTGATTAATTCATCTGTTAAAAATCCGAGACAAGCTGCAGTAATGGCTTTGTTTTACCCATCAGTAAGTCAAAAAGCAAATCTTTTATTAATTCTTCGAAAAACATATAAAGGTATTCATTCTAATCAAGTGGGCTTTCCTGGTGGTAAAGTTGAAAAGGCAGATACTGGATTACTTTCTACTGCATTAAGGGAAACACATGAAGAAGTAGGTGTGGAGCCCAATGATGTTACAGTAATTAAGGAGATTTCAGAAATATTTATACCTCCAAGTAATTTTATAGTGCAACCTTTTATTGGTTTATATAAGTATCCAAAACCATTTGTAAAGCAAGATCACGAGGTAGCATTAATCTTAGAAGTACCATTGATAGATTTTTTAGATGAAAATAAAATTGTTACTAAAAAATTGACAACGTCTTACGCATCGAATATTGAAGTACCGGCCTTTAAATTAAATGGTTATATTGTATGGGGAGCAACAGCAATGATGTTAAGTGAGATTAAAGAGCTATTAAAGCAAGTGTTGTAA